The following proteins are encoded in a genomic region of Nicotiana sylvestris chromosome 4, ASM39365v2, whole genome shotgun sequence:
- the LOC104248549 gene encoding nitrate reductase [NADH] 2-like, whose protein sequence is MPGSIRNQNLINSRLERGIPPVVRTSTYTYRPIPTLSFPRNNASNPTIFLDKYLSSDEDDDEDDHQNNEYLQMIKKGNSELEPSVHDTRDEGTADNWVERNASLIRLTGKHPFNSEPPLNRLMHHGFITPVPLHYVRNHGPVPKGTWDDWTVEVTGLVKRSMKFTMDQLVNEFPCRELPVTLVCAGNRRKEQNMVKQTIGFNWGAAAVSTTLWRGVPLRALLKRCGIYSRKKGALNVCFEGADVLPGGCGSKYGTSIEKEFAMDPARDIIIAYMQNGEKLAPDHGFPARMIIPGFIGGRMVKWLKRIVVTTQESVSYYHYKDNRVLPSHVNAELANADGWWYKPEYIINELNINSVITTPSHEDILPINSWTARQPYTLKGYAYSGGGKKVTRVEVTMDGGDTWLVCRVVHPEKPTKYGKYWCWCFWSLEVEVLGLLSAKEIAVRAWDETINTQPEKLIWNVMGMMNNCWFRVKTNVVKPHKGEIAIVFEHPNQPGNQSGGWMGKRRVLEISK, encoded by the exons ATGCCAGGATCTATCAGAAACCAGAATCTTATTAATAGTCGCCTTGAACGGGGCATACCACCCGTGGTTCGAACTAGCACCTACACCTACCGTCCTATCCCTACCCTCTCTTTCCCTCGGAATAATGCTTCAAACCCCACCATTTTTCTTGACAAATACTTATCATCCGACGAGGACGATGATGaagatgaccaccaaaataacgaGTACCTTCAAATGATCAAAAAAGGAAATTCAGAGTTAGAGCCATCTGTTCACGACACTAGGGACGAAGGTACCGCTGATAATTGGGTCGAACGGAACGCTTCCTTGATTCGTCTTACTGGAAAACATCCATTTAACTCCGAACCACCCTTGAACCGGCTCATGCACCACGGTTTTATCACACCGGTCCCACTTCATTACGTTCGTAACCACGGACCGGTTCCCAAGGGCACGTGGGATGACTGGACCGTGGAAGTCACGGGTCTAGTGAAGCGTTCTATGAAATTCACAATGGACCAGTTGGTTAATGAATTCCCTTGTAGAGAATTGCCCGTTACGCTTGTGTGTGCTGGCAATCGAAGGAAAGAACAGAACATGGTTAAACAAACCATTGGTTTCAACTGGGGTGCCGCTGCCGTTTCAACAACTCTATGGCGCGGAGTACCCCTTCGCGCCTTGCTGAAACGGTGCGGTATTTATAGCAGGAAAAAAGGGGCACTTAACGTTTGTTTCGAAGGTGCGGATGTATTGCCCGGAGGTTGTGGTTCAAAGTATGGAACCAGCATTGAGAAGGAATTTGCAATGGATCCAGCACGAGATATCATCATAGCTTACATGCAGAACGGAGAAAAATTGGCACCCGACCACGGGTTTCCAGCACGAATGATTATTCCAGGATTCATTGGCGGAAGAATGGTGAAGTGGTTGAAAAGAATTGTAGTCACTACCCAAGAGTCCGTGAGCTATTATCATTACAAGGATAATAGAGTTCTTCCTTCTCATGTTAATGCTGAACTTGCTAATGCTGATG GATGGTGGTACAAGCCAGAATACATAATCAATGAGCTCAATATCAACTCTGTTATTACAACGCCGAGTCATGAAGATATCTTGCCTATTAACTCGTGGACGGCTCGACAACCTTACACGTTGAAGGGCTACGCTTATTCTG GTGGAGGGAAAAAGGTAACACGTGTGGAAGTGACAATGGATGGTGGAGACACGTGGCTAGTGTGCAGAGTAGTGCACCCAGAAAAGCCCACAAAGTATGGCAAGTACTGGTGCTGGTGCTTTTGGTCACTCGAGGTTGAGGTGTTAGGCTTGCTCAGTGCCAAAGAAATTGCTGTTCGAGCTTGGGATGAGACCATCAATACTCAACCCGAGAAGCTTATTTGGAACGTCATG GGAATGATGAATAATTGCTGGTTCCGAGTGAAGACGAATGTGGTCAAGCCTCACAAGGGAGAGATTGCGATAGTGTTTGAGCACCCGAACCAACCTGGAAACCAGTCAGGTGGATGGATGGGGAAGCGGAGAGTCTTGGAGATATCAAAATAA